From the Acidimicrobiales bacterium genome, the window CGGCCACCGTGACCCGGCCGTCCCGGACCGGTGGGGCCTGCTCCATGGGCTCCCCGAGCAGGTCGTCGGCTATGTCGTGGAACACGGGCAGCTGCTGGCGGAAGAAGCCGAGGACGAACGCCGGCTCGGTGTCGATCATGAGGGTCAGGGCGGGATGCTCCCGCAGGTACTTCATGAGGTACTCGGCCAGGGCCTCGAGGCCGGGCCTTCCCTTCTCGTCCGCCAGCGAGCGCCGGAGGCCCTCGGAGAACCGGTCCCGCTCGTACTCGGCCAGGACCGCCAGCAGGTCCTCCTTGGAGGGGAAGTACCGGTAGACCGTGCCCCGCGACAGGCGGGCGACCGTGGCCACGTCCGCCATTGTCAGGCGGCGCAGGCCCACGCGGCCCATCGCCTGGAGGGCGCCCTCGAGGATCCGGTCCCGTGTCTCGGGAATCAGCTCTCCCGTCATCGCCGGGGAGACGCTATCCCGGGCTGGTCG encodes:
- a CDS encoding TetR/AcrR family transcriptional regulator, which codes for MTGELIPETRDRILEGALQAMGRVGLRRLTMADVATVARLSRGTVYRYFPSKEDLLAVLAEYERDRFSEGLRRSLADEKGRPGLEALAEYLMKYLREHPALTLMIDTEPAFVLGFFRQQLPVFHDIADDLLGEPMEQAPPVRDGRVTVA